From Amia ocellicauda isolate fAmiCal2 chromosome 12, fAmiCal2.hap1, whole genome shotgun sequence, a single genomic window includes:
- the sparcl1 gene encoding SPARC-like protein 1: protein MKTHVLLFCVLASGFAVPVTSKPHGKHHVSLRPLPKQQGKNTDSGEELPGFISLEANSWELEEKDVTDDNEEELAKEKEMYRSELPASDENNSPVLLKEEALTEPRGSTQQQQEESQELSEAQVEDGDQDKGTESSSLGSDGSGEFGVTGEMDIMETKNSEEERVHPVDAGEQASDEIQQRVDYDPEVNKEGESQDKMVDMLEEVISKNLEDSQEQDESVEQDQAKGTNSKRDSDDSKGEVKRIREQGTEGNAEEKESDTNNSASQATGKVRKQKKIQLGKKSIQQESQERPLGESRAPDTMGQDKELEAVDNTVHKTKKRKTGKRASLVGMNPVQIRTTEELYPSESLSKDVDSQQAAVSPCESFRCKSGKVCKVNEENVPECVCQDSSTCIHSKTELEHVCGTDNKTYDTACQMFATKCKLEGTKKGHRLHLDYTGPCKYIAPCQDTELVQFPLRMRDWLKNVLLQLYEHDVKSPGFLTPKQRIRAQKINESERHLQAGDHPIELLVRDFEKNYNMYIYPVHWQFAQMDQHPADRFLSHSELAPLRAPLVPMEHCTSRFFQECDANKDKQVSFREWCACFSIKAEDMDEKLLF from the exons ATGAAGACGCATGTCCTGTTATTTTGTGTCTTGGCATCAGGTTTTGCCGTGCCT GTAACAAGCAAACCTCATGGAAAACATCATGTCTCACTGAGGCCACTGCCAAAGCAGCAGGGCAAG AATACTGACTCTGGAGAGGAACTGCCTGGTTTCATTTCTCTGGAAGCCAACAGCTGGGAGCTGGAAGAGAAAGATGTGACTGATGACAATGAGGAGGAACTCGCTAAAGAGAAGGAGATGTACAGGTCTGAGCTGCCCGCATCGGACGAGAACAATTCCCCTGTGCTGTTAAAGGAGGAAGCTCTGACTGAGCCACGGGGCAGCACACAACAACAGCAAGAAGAGTCCCAAGAACTTTCAGAAGCTCAGGTTGAAGATGGTGACCAAGACAAGGGTACTGAAAGCAGCTCCCTGGGGAGTGATGGGAGTGGGGAGTTTGGGGTAACTGGAGAGATGGATATCATGGAAACCAAGAACAGTGAAGAAGAAAGAGTGCACCCTGTAGATGCTGGGGAGCAGGCCAGCGATGAGATTCAGCAAAGGGTTGACTACGATCCTGAGGTAAACAAGGAAGGTGAAAGCCAAGACAAGATGGTAGATATGCTCGAAGAGGTCATCAGCAAAAACTTGGAAGACAGTCAAGAGCAGGATGAGAGTGTGGAGCAGGACCAGGCCAAGGGTACCAACAGCAAGAGAGACAGCGATGATAGCAAGGGAGAGGTCAAACGCATCAGAGAGCAAGGAACAGAAGGCAACGCAGAGGAGAAGGAAAGTGACACAAACAACAGTGCGAGCCAAGCAACGGGCAAAGTCCGGAAGCAAAAGAAAATCCAACTTGGAAAGAAATCTATTCAACAGGAAAGTCAGGAAAGACCTCTGGGGGAAAGCAGGGCTCCTGATACTATGGGCCAAGACAAGGAACTGGAGGCTGTTGATAACACCGTCcataaaaccaaaaaaaggaaaacaggaaaaagG GCTTCATTGGTTGGCATGAATCCTGTCCAGATAAGGACCACTGAGGAGCTTTATCCATCCGAATCACTTTCCAAAGATGTGGATTCGCAGCAAGCAGCTGTCA GTCCATGTGAAAGTTTTCGATGCAAGAGCGGTAAAGTCTGTAAAGTCAACGAAGAAAACGTTCCAGAATGTGTCTGTCAAGATTCTTCAACTTGTATCCACAGCAAGACTGAACTGGAGCAT GTTTGCGGAACTGACAACAAGACTTATGACACAGCTTGTCAAATGTTTGCAACAAAATGCAAACTTGAAGGCACCAAGAAAGGCCATAGGCTTCATTTAGATTACACAGGACCATGCAAAT ACATCGCACCCTGCCAGGACACGGAGCTGGTGCAGTTTCCTCTCCGCATGCGCGACTGGCTGAAGAACGTTCTGCTGCAGCTCTATGAGCACGACGTGAAATCTCCCGGGTTCCTCACCCCCAAGCAGAGGATCAGG GCTCAGAAGATAAACGAGAGCGAAAGGCATCTGCAGGCAGGTGACCACCCCATCGAGCTGCTTGTCAGAGACTTTGAAAAGAATTATAACATGTACATCTACCCAGTGCACTGGCAGTTTGCACAAATGGACCAACACCCTGCTGATAG GTTTCTGTCTCACTCTGAGCTGGCTCCGCTCAGAGCCCCCCTGGTCCCGATGGAGCACTGTACCTCGCGCTTCTTTCAGGAGTGCGATGCCAACAAAGACAAGCAGGTCTCGTTCAGGGAATGGTGCGCGTGCTTCAGCATCAAAGCTG AGGACATGGATGAAAAGCTCTTATTCTGA
- the LOC136763985 gene encoding uncharacterized protein LOC136763985 yields the protein MKIICLFFFICQTIICLVDAGPLSASVELLGLNGAVVANGVNPGLLNGALLGQQQIAQMVSGLQPFVLQQPGIGQVGLQQAQLLAVGQQQAGTPQLQGQLIQLPNGGFVFLLPQGNGAVAAGAAGAGQQLQILTPGQQAQILPVVGGNCIQQPAAAIELAAAAQPVGNGAVRVKHSAPGNPMSSLEAEETAPLTNERPTVSLAEALRIPLFSSKMDLEVEEGSDDDLAVTGSMDPAAAATATPLPLYSQTTDPPTNSKILQELP from the exons ATGaagattatttgtttattttttttcatctgcCAAACCATCATATGTCTG GTGGATGCCGGGCCACTGTCTGCAAGTGTAGAG cttctggggttAAATGGTGCTGTTGTGGCAAATGGAGTAAACCCAGGTCTCCTGAATGGAGCCTTGCTTGGGCAGCAGCAAATAGCACAG ATGGTGTCAGGGCTCCAGCCCTTCGTTCTACAGCAGCCAGGCATTGGTCAGGTGGGTCTACAGCAGGCTCAATTACTTGCTGTAGGACAGCAGCAAGCTGGCACCCCTCAGCTACAAGGACAACTGATACAGCTGCCCAATGGG ggttttgtgtttttattaccaCAAGGGAATGGGGCTGTAGCAGCGGGGGCAGCAGGAGCTGGACAGCAATTACAAATACTGACCCCTGGGCAGCAGGCACAG ATCCTTCCAGttgtgggaggaaactgcatcCAGCAACCAGCGGCTGCGATTGAATTAGCAGCAGCTGCACAGCCTGTGGGTAATGGAGCCGTCAGAGTCAAG catTCAGCACCTGGAAACCCAATGTCAAGCTTAGAAGCAGAAGAA ACTGCACCACTTACAAATGAACGCCCCACAGTGTCACTTGCAGAAGCCCTAAGG ATTCCTTTATTTTCCTCCAAAATGGATCTCGAAGTTGAAGAGGGCTCAGACGATGACCTT GCTGTTACTGGGTCAATggatcctgctgctgctgctactgctacCCCGTTGCCCCTGTATTCACAAACAACTGACCCACCTACAAACTCAAAG ATACTCCAGGAGCTGCCATGA